The DNA region AGCTTTATCACTCCAGTTCCAGGAGGCGTGGGACCCATGACAGTGGCAATGCTTCTCAAGAACACCCTTCTGGCAGctaaaaaaatcatttactaGATCACATGAAAGAATAAAGCAAATTGAAGTCATGCTACGTATCTATTTGACAAAAGGCAAAAACCTTTATATTTTACTACAAAGCTATTTctacattgtatttattttttcacagatgGAATCATTGTGGATCAGATGATTCACACAATCGTATGCATTTCCTGCTAATAATTACTGAATATTTTGAGTGGATATTGAgttttaggaaaagaaaacaaaacaactgcaATGAAAACTTTGGTAACAATTGTTTATTTTGTGATTAATATTTGTTCATAATGTTAAAACTAATAAAGGGCTcataataaatgcatatatttttgaCACAAATATCACAAATAGTGtgttttcaacaaacattttgtcAGACAAATAAGCTCCCTTGTAAAATGTAATTTAGGTTTTGCCATAATTATGgccaatttttatatattttatgtactatATCATATGATGAAAAAGTTTATTTGctaaaggaaagataaaatatgaaaaataaaattttgatctTATATACTTCCCAAATGCATCCTACAAGGCATACTAATGAGAAATCATGCTCCATTCGAGGAAAGAAAAACCCGCAAGGAAGGCAAAAATGCAGTGCTACTTGGAAAGGTATTGATTATTTCACATGGTGAATTACTACTTGCCAAGTAAAAATGCAATAAGAATGTGTTAGGTTTACATGtaatttctttgttcttctagaaaaatatttggaTAATACCTTCCTTGAAGAATAATGGAAactccaaaaccaaacaaatatacaaaacaaaactgaagttGTATTTTCCCACAAATATCAGGAAAATACAATATAATATGATTGAGGACTTCATTAAAGAATAGGAGTTATGTTTGTTCACAAATCTAGAAATCTAATAGAAAAATATGACACAATGTGCCCAAGCTAAGCCTTAGGATATGACTAAAAATCTATTGCTTTGTTACTCAcagttcttccttcttctcttatAGCATTTGGTTCTCAAAGTAGATGCCATGTTTCTAACacaatttaaattagaaaaaacatGTGACTGTCCGTTGAAGGCTATTTTGAGACTACCCTGGGCATATAATTGTATTGCTTTCAGGCCCAAATCCCAGTCTGTTTATGTACCAGTAATGATTCTTACCCAATGCATGTCTTTATTAGTGTATACTCTTGATCATTTGTGTGAAAATAGACTAGATGTTTATAATTAATATTTCAACTGTATAATAAAACCAATTTGGAAAGGAAtacttgtcttctttttctttaagctaTCTATAAGTTTCTTTGTTCATATATTTGTCATCTGTTTCTTCAGAGCATGCTGGGGAAATGTACAAGTTCCTCAAACATGAAAGAAAAGGTTCTATAGCCCATTCCAGATCAATCTTTGTCTAATAACCCTGATAAAAGTTTAAATTCAAAGCTCCCAAGCAAACATTTCAGAAAGAccctctttttaatatttaagtgcCCCATGTTCCCAAAGCAAACATAATGACCCAAAATACATTTACATGGAAAAGGTGAAGTCTGTAATTTTGagcttcctcctcccccaaccccaaatGCAGGAGGAGttattttttggaaatatttttcccctttggtgaGGCTAAAATTCAGGAGTGAGCCTTTCCAGAGACCAATTAAAACactataaaggaaaaattatCTAACGTTTGTTAAAAATGTAAGGACAACTTTATTCAGGACTATTGCAATGGGGCCGCGACTATCACAATAGAAGAGATTGAAAACTCCAAATATAGCTGAGACAGCAATGGATTTATAGGCAATAAAGAGAGTGAGGGGATCAgtagatggaaaattactaagaggaactTGATTAGATAACAAGGCTAGAGGGATTCTTGTTAAATAGCTTACAAGGATTCTTGTTACAGTTAGGCCAGATATCAAGGGTGGGAGATAGGGAACTTGATCAGATATGGCAGGGACAAGGGTGCAAGGAGCAGGGCAGGGGGGTCCTCCATAAACTAACTTAGCAGATTTCTTTGCTAAAACTGGGCTCAACAGGCTAAGTGGATGCCTAGTTGAGAAAAGGACTAGGAGAAGTCTAAAGTTTGGTCAAGAAGGAAGCCTTATGTCAATacataaaggaaataaagttGGTTCATTGTTATCATGACTTTACTTATGCATATTTGGGGTCTATAAAAGACATATGATTGTCTTGTGGAGGAGGTTTGGAGAAGTTCTCTTCTACACGTATCTGTAAAAAGGACCCTGAAGAATTAATGAGGATTGAACAATAACATGAAGATATGGAGGTGAGAATGAgtttagcatatatatatataaaagcaagGACTACAGTCAGACTGAAATGAAAAGTGTGTGTTGCAGAGTGGTGGAAATACAACTGGATAACAGCAGAAATAGATTAGAGAAAGCCTGGATAAATCAGAATTTAGACTATATTTAGTCAGTGATGAGAGTTGTAGTTAAAGCCTAGAAGACATTATCACTGATTATCATGAGGAAGTTGTAAAGAGGAGCTTATTTTGAAGAAGAGATAATATGTTCAGTTTGACACGTTGAGTTTCAGGTGATGGcataatatataaatagaagTCCTGACATAGTATCAGTCTGGTATGAGAATAATTCATGGCTAATGATGAAAACTTAAGATGCATCAACGTGTGTTAACTGCTAAATTCCTAACCTTGATTGACCACTATACACACCTTGCATCTTTCTACACTTGTTTGATAGTAACAGCTATCTTTAATTGAGCACCTATcatgtgctaaatgctttacttttttgttattgttgttactgACAATCCACATTTGATATATGAGGAAATCAACCCTTGAGGTTATTAAAAAGTCTCAGCAAAGGCCAAATGGATAGCAAAGGTAGAACTGGAATTCAAAGAAAGGTCTGTTAGGATGATGTGAGCTGGAACCCACTCTCTTTTCATTCTATCACTCTACCTCCCCTCAGTGCCTACCTGCCCTGCCACCTAGAATCCTTTCTCTTATCACTATATGTCTAAATTCTACTTGCTATTTAAGATTCACTTCAAATGAAACTCATCCATGAGAAATGCTGTGAGAGTTTGACCAAGTCCCACCCTTGAACTCTTATACACATTTATGTACACATTCATGGCAGTCATCAGTCTCTACCCAGCACTGTAGTTATGTATGTACTTTCCTTAGCCCCCTCTAGTTCTTTGAGGTCAGGGTCCATGCAGGATTTTTCTACTTGTCTTACAAACATTACATGTTACAGGCATAAAATGGTTTATGAATGGATGAATGGCAACTGAATTCATGAGAATTACAGAATAAGTTTAGAGAGAGATAAGCAATGGGCTGATGACCATTTCCTGCCAATGTCCAGCAACAAATTTTGGCTGTTAATGaaagagcaagaaagaaaaagggggcttccctggtggcacagtggttaagaatccgcctgccaatgcaggggacacgggttcaagccctggtccgggaagatcccacatgccgcagagtagctaaccctgtgcatcacaactactgagcctgcgctctagagcccgagaggcacaactactaagcccacgtgccacaactactgaagcccatgtgccctagagcccatgctccgtaacaggagaagccaccgcaatgagaagactgcgcaccacaaggaagagtagtccccgctcgctgcaactagagaaagcctgcgcacagcaacaaagacccaatgcagccaaaaataaaataaataagtttataaaaaagaaagaataaaaaaggaaaagagaggagagatgaagaaaggaaaggaggggaaagaaagggaaagtaggagaagggaagaaaaaaataaacttaacagtgagggaagggaagagaagacacTTTCAGAGATGCTTATGACTAGAGAgagatgaataaattaaaaagaaaaatggtcggAGGGAAAAATGATAGTGGGGTGCTGCAGCTCTTAGCCTTCTTTCTCACTCTAACATGTATCAAGAATGAATACAAGTATCCGTGAGGCCATGTTACAGTACCCACCTCTCCCATTCTTCAGGATTGCGGAAGGACTCCCTGATAAGAGGATTGAAGATGTGAAGATAGGAGATTTTCCTATAGAGAGTGTAAGTGGGATCCATCATGATGAGtcccagaggaaaagaaacataTGGGATGACTTGGAGCTATTTTCTTAAGCTCAAGTGGTAGGTGAGTTTCTATATTATATGGCTTAATTCACCAGAGTGGAGAAACATCTAGAGAGACAGTGGTCCACTTCTCTCAGCCCAAACATGTGTAAAAGCCATAATTCATTTGTTTAGATACTTATGGTAAGGTAATTTACTTAAATCTTGACCTTAGGAgataatttgaatttctctaaggTCAGTATACTGACTCCTACCAGAGGACACAGCTGGGGAACTGGAGAGGGTGTATGATCTGGAATCTGAACATGGGCTCAAGTCCCGACTCTAGGGTGTGTcctttggcaagtcacttaattcTTTTGAGTCCTCATTCTTTACTTGTcatatgggaataaaaataaggcctgttgtttatttctttattcactcAAGACAGATTGATTGAGTATACGCTACACTATATATTAGGCACTGGATTTGTTGGGGCCGGGATTACTGAAGACAGAATTGAGATATGTGTGAAAACCTGCAAAATGCAAAGCACTGTCAAGTGCCAGTTAACAGTTACTATAAAGATGATTGTGGTACTATGTCCCAGTCttagaaataaacatatttaacaTTAGACCTAGCATCTTCCTCCTGAAACTGCAATTGGTTGTGGTTTATTTAATCCTTTGTAAAtgatttttccttaaattcttaCCAGTGATACAGAGATGATTATTTGACTTATAATTCAAATATGATTTGCTTGGGAAAAACAGTATCCAGAACTTGTCTTAATAATACATAGTTTTTTAAAACTCCACGAAAGTAGGAATATGAACTGTAGGCACATTTAAAGCAAGCCAGGTATAGTCTTTTAACTTTAAAAGGATGACTCTGTGGCAAGTGATTGCACAAGGTATAATGAGTTCAACAAGCTCATTCTTGTGTGATTTCTAAAGCCAAATTCATATTTGAATAGTGAAAGGTATCCTTTCCGGTAAACTGAATTTGCTGGGTGGACATGATGCAAATGACAACCTATCTTGACTTAAACAGGTTTTTAAGGTACAGAAAATATAAGCAATTGAAATTCCTGGTAGAAAGTTGCAATACTTCAgcaaaacatatttataaattatttataataatttgggGCAAGTGAAAAATTAATGGAAGTTCCTATAGTCACAAAAAGTAATAGCAATAATTACATATTTTGGCCTTAAAAGTGGTACTTTAATAATCGTAAGTAGATTAATAGTAAGAAAAATGTGAATGTTGTATTAAACTAAAAGCTTTCTATTCATTAGATGTACCAAacataagtattttaaatattttaattttatcttaatggagatgacattattattattattattatcattatcatcatcattattttagtGCTTTACTGGTTCTCTCTAGAGCCTAATCATTGGGGCACATAGTTAAGAACTGTAGTTCCTAGAACTCGGTAGCCTATTCCATTTACTCAGAAAAGTAATAAATGGCAGAATGACATAAATGTAAATCTTATgctcttaaaaacaatttttttttcagaaattgaaATAGTAAAACTAAGTAgcaaaaaccaaaatggaatattaaaccTTTATTTTTACACACATTTAATTGTTCTCTCCTGCCCATAAATTACAAAATGTCTTGATTTGCAGTGGAACCCAATCTGTACTGAAAAGTAGTGTAACTGACTGCAGCTTCAGGGATATTTCTTTTACGAACAGTTTAAGATGTTTCCTACTTTGGAAATATCAAAACTCCCCATTTTGGAATCATTTATAGGTCACTATCAACTTTGGAGCTGGGATAATTCTGTTCACACCAACGGGGCTTTTCCTGaattcagattcttttttgttgttttcagtacGTTTACAGACACGATTATGCCCACAGGTAACAGGAAACCAgtgtttcaaaagaaaatttgatCACACTGCTAGATAACACAGGTATCCTAAACAAGTACACGAACGCCTCAAGGCTTCAAGCTGCTGCCAGAAAGACATACTTTTTTGATTGGTAAGAACTGACAGATGACGCTTCATGAAATATAAATGCAAGAAAGCCTCCGAGAGCTCAATAAAAACCTTCCACCCGTCATTCTAGGAGGATAAGAGCAAGATACTGTTAACAAGCGCAGGAAATGGCTTTCGGAGTTTCAATATCAGTCTATATCTTATTCAATGGTAGGTCATTTCTTTTTGCTGTGTTAATTTTGTGACATTGTAAAATATGAATAGGATTTGTTTTATCTGAATTAGTGAGGAGTTGGCTTTTAGCGGTTGTTCTTCATGACAAAGATCCAAGCAAGGAATTTGTGAATTAATTTAGTTTCTTATGTAATGTATGCTCCTCTTTTAACATATTTTGACacctctttttctgagatctttatATTGTTTGTTCTATACAATTGAAGAGTAGTTGATACATATGATATGATAATGTCCTTGTGATTGAATgagtttataaaatgtatttatttcctcTTAATAATTAATGTGTTTCTACTTTCTCTAACTATAATGTAGTGAGTGGAATTGATATGCATGAGAAACTATCAGGAAACTGCCCTTGTCAGGTTATGGGTttcaaatgtaaatgaattaaaaatagaacagatgTGGGACTAGATAGAATAACTTTTGATCTGTTGCTGGTACGTAGAAGGAGGCTCACCTGCTAAAGATGCCTTCCCTTCCCGCCCCTTTCACACAGCTGTGACAGCATTGACTGAAGAGGCAGCCAGGACTGTAACACCCCCAATCACAACCCAGCAAAGTAACTGGACCGTTAACAAAACAGAAGGTATTTTCTTCACACTTTTGTATttcaagtgactttttttttttaatgtttgagaGAAATTTGGATTGTGATAAAAGCAACactggaaatttttaaatacGTATTTTATTATTAGACAATCTTTTATCAGGATGCTGTTAAATGGAAGTGACAGGTAAATGTGTCAGCAAagaattgtctttttaaaaggaGGAAGTGAAGCTAATGAGAAAAAGTTGTTTTCAGTTACTGTCCTGGATGTGAAACATGCCACACTTTCTGCTTGATTCCTGCTGGATTCCCAATAACCCATGTGCTTCCAGAGGCAGTTTGTCCCTATTTTGGCATTCTTGATGAGTGACTTTATATTTTGATCTGTGATTGTGAGCtttgcagccaaataaattatgGCTACCAGATGAAGCCTTAATCCACTTTCCCTCATCTTTGGAAAGatcttttttcttgtctttgggggctttttttgttttgctttagtaTATGCTATATCGCCCAACCACTTGTATCCAATTTTTGTTGTTGATAgtgatgatatattttattattgttattaaaataGCTTCTGGCCACTGTTGAGCATCAGCATTTTTCCAAACTCTTTGAACTCTTAGAGGTGAACTTGGGAAATCTGTTACCTGCCAAGACCTGTGTATCAGGTGGTTGTGATTCTCACACAAATCACATACCACCCCCTGATGTGAAGATGGGCTTTGTGACTTAGGACCAAAGAAACACCATATCTTGCTCTCAGAGCCAGGCAAGTAAAAGAAGATcaagttaaatattttgtttctgaatATGGAAGATAGTAATATTTAAGTATTCTTCATTTCaccaataattttaaatttaaaaaatttgcttaaaatattttgctcatttgagtttttgaatatatatcaatttgcaaaataaaattagTGTGGCTTTTAGAATAACTTTTAGCCAAATTCTTCATGTCTTTTGAGCCtttaaacaaagagaaaacatcttTGTTGAGAGATAATACTGTAGAGAATTGAAGAAGCACAGTTTCCTCTAAGTGACATAACAGTGTGTCCATCACCACCTTTTTTCTTCCCTAGTAGTGAACTGCAAGTCAAATCCTCCAAGTTACAGGTAATAATTATGGACAAAAGGGATTGAATATATCACTTCAGtagtttttctttgctttcttgatGGGTGAATTTTAGTTCCctacttttcatttaatttaaaaatctgaatccAGTATCTCAGGAAAGTTTCATGAAGTTATAACTAATATTCTTCTCCTTAGAGGAAAGATGAGTCTCTAGTATATTCTTTCTTTGGAAATGTCTTCTTTCAATTCTCACATTTTCTAATAAGTCCTCGTTCAGGCTTGGTTAATTGAACTTATTTAATCTTGAAGTAGGAAGAACCTACCACAGTTTATAATGAGAAATTCCCACTGCCTTAGAATTAATGATCAAGATGAGAAATTAGATTTACTATACCACATTTAAAATGAATATGAATTTTAAGGTAATGTTGTGTGTTCTCAACCAAAATGAAGTTATATAACAGTATCTTGTTGGTGACTTAGTACCTAAAGATTTAGTAATTTCAATATAAATAAGTATGCCTTTTTAGATCTTTTTCTCCTGAAAACAAATAAGTATGATTCTCTTAATCTACTTAGCAAGGTGAATATAATATAACATGATAACTAAGGTTGAGGAGATATGTTTATTCATAAcagtgacaaaaataaaatgccaCTAATTCTTCTTGAGAAGAATTTAAGAATCAGTAATTAAAGTATACTAAAAAGGACTCATTTATGCTGTTTTGTCATTCCCACTGCATAAACCTCAAAGATAGTATAGGTATATGTCTTTAGTACATCAATGAATGAAGGATAAGCATCCTGAAATCTAAGTATTTTGCCACAGTACAGCTTCCCAAAGGGAAGTTTCCCATAAAGAGGCTTCTGGACACTTGACCACAAAGGTTTCGCCAAGTGTGGTCATTTGCATAGTGTTAAAAGCTAGAAATCAAAACACAGGTTTTCTAATTCCAATTCCATGGCTTTTCCCACAATCTCATAATGCCTCTTAACTGAGTAAATTTTCTAATTAACATCTGAAGTTACTGTCTTAGCTATGTTAAGCCTGAGCCATAAGTTGTTTCTGGCTTCATGTATAGGTCATAACAATACCTCTTCGGAAATCAGTTAGGGAAAACAATCCCTTTTCCATTAGCTACTTAAGGTAGTCTGCATTAGAAGAAGGGAGGATTCTCATCTCACTCTTCTCTGGAGAATGAACAGAAATCAAGTTCATTATCTCCCAACCATAAATCCAAATCTTCCTAAGTGCTTACTTCTCAGATGTAAAGgggagaatgaaaaaaattgtattatttcttttgtttccaggCATATATTTGGGAAGTCTTGCCCAGGATAGCATGCTAAGACTAGAATCAATGCTGCCACCTTTTGGCAAACTTGTATCTATATCTTATTACATAGTTTCCAAAGAATGGAATGATCATCAATCTACCTCCAGCCCCTAATTCATTAATATGTCTTAGATGATATTAACCCAACCTTTGTAAATATAACCTGTCAAAGGAATTAATCAATAGTTCAAATGACAGAGCACTCAAAGAATATTCCTAAAATTAAAGGTCTTTTGTATATGTATTACAAATCTACTGTGGAAGTGTGAATCACCTCATCTGTTAATACTGTATCTCCTTTTTCTATCTGGCTACACAGAAGGACCCATAGCGTTGAGGTTCTCACATACTTGCTTGGAAGACCACCATAGTTACTGCATCAATGGTGTTTGTGCATTCCACCATGAGCTGGAGAAAGCCATCTGCAGGTAATTGCAAAGAACTTCCCAAGCCCTAGAGATGGGAGAAGGAGAAGGTATGCCTCCTTTCACATGGTGTTTAACATAGTACATTTCCACATGCCTCCATCTTATCTAGTAAAAAAAGGTACATGATCTGAATGTGATTCACCAATTCTCTTTGTATTTGAATATCTAAGGGGTCTTTTTCTAACCTACCTAGTTCTCATTACTCAAAAATATGGTTCCTAGATTAGCAGCATCTGTGTAACCTGGGAGCTTGTTGAAAATGTAGAAGCTCACACCGTACCTCAAAACTACTGAATCCAAATCAACTTTTAACAACACGCAAAGAAGTTTCCAAGTTTTTATGGATAGATTAAAGGATAAAATGAAACAGACTATGGCAAAAACACTTCAGGAATATAAAGTTCTAGATCAACTGAGATACCATTTTTATGATCATTGATTTGCTCAGCATCCTCCTATGAAAGAGTAGGTTAACAATTTTCTAGATCAACTCATGCAAGGGTCCTACCTTTCCCTCCTACCAATGAGGGAAGTTGCATTAATATGGGGTCTTAATCAAATGATTATTGTAAAATACATGGCTTCTTCAATACATTTAATAGATTGGCTTTCATTTGGTATTGGCCTCTTTAATTTAAATcactttttgttaaatttttttcattcttcgaaatttgtcatttgtgtttctatcatgagttttaaaattatacattattttctttttttaaaggtgttTTACTGGTTATACTGGAGAAAGGTGTGAGCACTTGACCTTAACTTCATATGCTGTGGATTCTTATGAAAAATACATTGCAATTGGGATTGGCGTTGGATTATTATTAAGtagttttcttgttattttttactGCTACATAAGAAAGAGGTATGataaaaaacaaattatgaaGTCACTAGATACTCATTCATTTGAGAAATATTCACTGAGCCCCTACAATGTACCAGGCACtgacatatataatattttagtgAAAATATGGCTGTAAATCTGGCAAGTTTCTGCATATTTGTTTTGATGCCTTTTCTCATAAACCCAGACAAGAGGTAAAAATTTACCCACAGTTGCAATAGGATAGTTCCAATTTACTGTTTCCCTTCATCCCCAACTCTGTCTATCTACATCAAAGTTATAAATGTGTAGGACAGTTGGCCCACAAGGGTAAAAATTAATGTGTTTTGTGCACAATTATATGAAGTGTCGAATACCATGTCTGGCACATCATAgaaactcaataaacatttgttgaatggacAAATCAAAACATGagtattaaatgaatgaaaatgtgtGATAAA from Mesoplodon densirostris isolate mMesDen1 chromosome 1, mMesDen1 primary haplotype, whole genome shotgun sequence includes:
- the EPGN gene encoding epigen isoform X2; translation: MAFGVSISVYILFNAVTALTEEAARTVTPPITTQQSNWTVNKTEEGPIALRFSHTCLEDHHSYCINGVCAFHHELEKAICRCFTGYTGERCLKLKSPYNVCSGGRPL
- the EPGN gene encoding epigen isoform X3, which encodes MAFGVSISVYILFNAVTALTEEAARTVTPPITTQQSNWTVNKTEGPIALRFSHTCLEDHHSYCINGVCAFHHELEKAICRCFTGYTGERCLKLKSPYNVCSGGRPL
- the EPGN gene encoding epigen isoform X1 → MAFGVSISVYILFNAVTALTEEAARTVTPPITTQQSNWTVNKTEEGPIALRFSHTCLEDHHSYCINGVCAFHHELEKAICRCFTGYTGERCEHLTLTSYAVDSYEKYIAIGIGVGLLLSSFLVIFYCYIRKRCLKLKSPYNVCSGGRPL
- the EPGN gene encoding epigen isoform X4 — its product is MAFGVSISVYILFNAVTALTEEAARTVTPPITTQQSNWTVNKTEEGPIALRFSHTCLEDHHSYCINGVCAFHHELEKAICRCLKLKSPYNVCSGGRPL
- the EPGN gene encoding epigen isoform X5, producing the protein MAFGVSISVYILFNAVTALTEEAARTVTPPITTQQSNWTVNKTEGPIALRFSHTCLEDHHSYCINGVCAFHHELEKAICRCLKLKSPYNVCSGGRPL